The Stenotrophomonas maltophilia genome includes a region encoding these proteins:
- a CDS encoding adenylate/guanylate cyclase domain-containing protein, which translates to MALLEEMTAAVQAIAQTRWSTRRGQVVPDPEDLRLGNDAVEFDRATVLYADLNGSTNMVDTEAWQLSAEIYKAFLHCAATIIRKEGGKITSYDGDRVMGIWVGDRQATPAAKAGLKINYAVKMIVMPALKQQYPDWTGTVRHVVGIDSSPIRAARTGIRGGNDIVWVGRAANHAAKLTDLDLAPSTWITDEVFIRLADELKYGGTPPTLMWEAFRWNRQGGRRIHGSDWAWRV; encoded by the coding sequence GTGGCACTGCTGGAAGAGATGACGGCCGCCGTGCAGGCGATAGCACAAACCCGATGGTCTACACGGAGAGGTCAAGTTGTACCCGATCCAGAAGATCTGCGATTGGGCAATGACGCAGTGGAGTTTGATCGTGCCACTGTTTTGTACGCGGACCTGAACGGCTCAACGAATATGGTCGACACCGAAGCCTGGCAGTTGAGTGCAGAGATCTACAAAGCGTTCCTGCACTGTGCAGCGACGATCATCAGGAAAGAGGGCGGCAAGATCACCTCCTACGACGGAGATCGTGTCATGGGCATCTGGGTGGGTGACCGGCAAGCCACGCCGGCGGCTAAGGCCGGGTTGAAAATCAACTATGCGGTCAAGATGATCGTCATGCCAGCGTTGAAACAGCAGTACCCCGACTGGACAGGTACCGTGAGGCATGTCGTCGGAATCGACAGCAGCCCAATCCGAGCTGCTCGCACGGGTATTCGAGGCGGCAACGACATCGTCTGGGTTGGACGCGCGGCCAATCATGCGGCCAAGCTCACGGACCTGGACCTTGCCCCGTCAACCTGGATTACCGATGAGGTGTTCATCCGGTTGGCTGATGAGTTGAAGTACGGTGGAACGCCGCCGACTCTGATGTGGGAGGCGTTCCGCTGGAACCGGCAGGGTGGTCGCCGCATTCACGGATCAGACTGGGCTTGGCGCGTCTAA
- a CDS encoding AAA family ATPase, whose product MKLVKARIRNFRSAEDSGTFDVGELTCLVGKNEAGKTAILTALFGTRPIADQFAYDTVRDYPRRFLTRYEERHDDEPAPVATLTWELSHEDQKAVADVLGAGALSSTTVDVTTDYSGHSTWSIHVDPNVVRAFLLDQHGVAGEEREKFSKILLDRLVVEIDAHPEPSDQLQAVKRSISGFRKGKPVLAAIDILQKRMPAFFYTSHFDRMSGEISLDKLSRDTQSGATISPGDQIFLDFLEYAGTSVSELQSSTRLEELNARCQAASNEITDEIFEFWSQNDALSVEIALAQGLSEDPAPFNSGTVAKIRIRNDNHKVSVPLSERSAGFVWFFSFLSQFKQMRKRNPGAIILLDEPGLTLHGKAQADLLRYIIERLLPDHQVIYSTHSPFMVPADRLADVRVVEDVVTYDQRRRPTVKGTQVSADVLSVDQDTLFPLQAHLGYEVTQSLFVGAHTLLVEGPSDVLYLQAASHALKQRKRQGLDSRWVICPTGGIDKVQSFASLFSGKGIHMVALCDYGNGDKGKVQRLRESQIMKTSGVLVATDFTGKAESDIEDFFAPAVFADILNGAYGLKGKGQISARQFSQDGALTRQVKQAEALFNVMGASVPPLDHFTPANWLIQNQHVLAAETTAINETLERFEKAFAEINAALGAGA is encoded by the coding sequence ATGAAGCTAGTCAAGGCACGGATCCGAAACTTCCGTTCTGCAGAGGATTCCGGAACGTTCGATGTCGGAGAGCTGACCTGCTTGGTCGGTAAGAACGAGGCGGGCAAGACTGCAATTCTGACGGCGTTGTTTGGTACCCGTCCCATCGCCGACCAGTTTGCTTACGACACGGTGCGCGATTACCCCCGCCGCTTCCTCACGCGGTATGAGGAACGCCACGACGACGAACCCGCACCGGTTGCCACCCTGACCTGGGAGCTCAGCCACGAAGACCAAAAGGCGGTCGCCGACGTCCTGGGTGCCGGCGCGTTAAGTAGTACGACCGTTGACGTAACGACAGATTACAGTGGCCACAGCACTTGGAGCATTCACGTCGATCCCAACGTGGTGCGCGCGTTTCTGCTCGACCAGCACGGTGTGGCAGGCGAAGAGCGGGAGAAGTTTTCCAAGATATTGCTGGATCGACTCGTGGTCGAGATAGATGCGCACCCCGAGCCGTCTGACCAATTGCAGGCGGTCAAGCGGTCCATCAGCGGCTTCCGCAAGGGGAAACCAGTGCTGGCGGCCATCGATATCCTGCAGAAAAGGATGCCGGCGTTCTTCTATACCTCTCACTTTGATCGCATGTCCGGGGAGATATCGCTGGACAAGCTGTCTCGTGACACCCAAAGCGGCGCGACGATCTCCCCGGGTGACCAGATTTTCCTCGACTTCCTCGAGTACGCCGGGACGTCGGTCAGCGAATTGCAGTCCAGCACACGCCTGGAAGAGCTCAACGCACGTTGCCAAGCCGCCTCCAATGAAATTACCGATGAGATCTTCGAGTTTTGGAGTCAGAACGACGCGCTCAGTGTAGAGATAGCGCTTGCCCAAGGCCTCTCCGAGGATCCCGCCCCCTTCAATAGCGGGACTGTTGCCAAAATCCGCATTCGGAATGACAACCACAAGGTTTCGGTGCCCCTGTCTGAGCGCAGCGCCGGATTCGTCTGGTTCTTCTCCTTCCTGTCGCAGTTCAAGCAGATGCGAAAGAGGAACCCCGGTGCGATCATCCTTCTGGATGAGCCTGGATTGACGCTACATGGAAAGGCGCAAGCTGATCTGCTCCGCTACATCATTGAGCGTCTACTCCCCGACCACCAGGTCATCTACAGCACCCACTCGCCCTTTATGGTGCCGGCCGATCGTCTTGCGGACGTTCGCGTCGTCGAGGACGTTGTCACCTACGACCAGCGTCGCCGCCCCACCGTTAAGGGCACACAGGTCTCCGCGGACGTCCTGAGCGTCGATCAGGACACGCTGTTCCCCCTTCAGGCCCATCTCGGTTACGAGGTTACCCAAAGCCTGTTTGTGGGAGCGCATACCCTGTTGGTCGAAGGACCTTCGGATGTGCTCTATCTTCAGGCGGCATCGCACGCGCTCAAGCAACGCAAGCGCCAAGGCTTGGACAGCCGGTGGGTGATCTGCCCCACAGGCGGCATAGACAAAGTGCAATCGTTCGCCTCGCTCTTCTCTGGCAAGGGCATCCACATGGTCGCCTTGTGTGACTACGGCAATGGCGATAAAGGCAAGGTGCAGCGGCTGAGGGAGTCTCAGATCATGAAGACTTCCGGCGTCTTGGTAGCCACGGATTTCACCGGAAAGGCGGAGAGCGACATTGAGGACTTCTTCGCACCCGCCGTCTTCGCCGACATCCTCAACGGTGCCTACGGTCTGAAGGGAAAAGGGCAAATTTCCGCCCGGCAGTTCAGCCAAGACGGTGCCCTGACGCGCCAGGTCAAACAGGCCGAAGCACTGTTTAATGTCATGGGGGCTTCCGTTCCGCCCCTGGATCATTTCACTCCCGCCAACTGGCTCATCCAGAATCAGCACGTGCTGGCCGCGGAAACTACGGCCATCAATGAAACGCTGGAGCGCTTTGAGAAGGCCTTCGCTGAGATCAATGCGGCGCTAGGGGCCGGTGCGTAG